In Monodelphis domestica isolate mMonDom1 chromosome 3, mMonDom1.pri, whole genome shotgun sequence, the following proteins share a genomic window:
- the LOC103094019 gene encoding purine nucleoside phosphorylase-like, with translation MHTLIVTNAAGGLNPEYEVGDIMLIRDHINFSGLNGQNPLRGPNDKRFGETFPPTSDAYDRILRQKAHGMWKQMDQEQPVHEGTYVMVGGPNFETIAAECRFLQKIGADVVGMSTVPEVMVARHCGLRAFGFSLITNKSILDYETHETANHEALLMAGQQAAKKLEKFVCILVENMQPPPEKTF, from the coding sequence ATGCACACATTAATTGTCACCAATGCTGCTGGTGGACTGAACCCTGAATATGAAGTTGGGGATATTATGCTGATCCGAGATCATATCAACTTTTCAGGCCTCAATGGCCAAAATCCCCTCAGAGGACCCAATGATAAAAGATTTGGAGAAACGTTTCCTCCCACGTCTGATGCTTATGACCGAATTTTGAGACAGAAAGCCCATGGCATGTGGAAACAAATGGATCAAGAACAACCAGTGCATGAAGGAACTTATGTTATGGTGGGAGGCCCCAACTTTGAAACCATTGCAGCAGAGTGTCGGTTTCTGCAGAAAATAGGGGCTGATGTTGTGGGCATGAGCACGGTGCCAGAAGTGATGGTGGCTAGACATTGTGGCCTTCGGGCCTTTGGATTCTCCCTCATCACAAACAAATCAATACTGGACTATGAAACCCACGAGACTGCCAATCATGAAGCGCTACTGATGGCTGGGCAGCAGGCTGCCAAGAAGTTGGAAAAATTTGTCTGTATTCTTGTGGAAAACATGCAGCCACCACCAGAAAAGACTTTTTGA